The following is a genomic window from Opitutus sp. GAS368.
GAAGGCTTAATCCGCTTTACGGCAAGCCGTTTTCCCCTAGTTAAGCAGGTGCCGCACGGGCCGCGGCCACACCTAAGCCATGCCTAATTCCGCGCCCAAATCAGGGGAAAAGATCGTTGTGCTCGTGGACGACGAGTTCTCCTACATTGACCTGCTCCAACAACTGCTCGGCGAGCACCTCGACCGCCCCGTGCACGGTTTCACCAAACCGGCCGACGCCATCCGCGCGCTGCCCGCCCTCAATGTCGGCATCATCATCACCGACTACCAGATGCCCGACATCAACGGCCTGCAGTTCATCGCCGCGGTGCAGAAGATCGATCCCCGGATCCCGGTGGTGATGATCACGGCCTACAACATGTCGTTCACCGAACGCGAGCTCGCCGCCGTGCCCTCGCTCAAGACCATCGTGCGAAAACCCTTCAAGTGGACCACGCTCGCCGCCGAGGTCGTGAAATACTGGCCTGATGCGAACCCACCTCAGGTCATCCGCTCGAGCTCGCCCTTCAAGGAGGGCGGATCAGGCGCGCCGTTTAAGAACGCGTAGCCCGTTGTTGTCGGCGTGGAGCGGGTGGATGGTCGCGGGCAGCTTGTGCGCCGCAAAGGCCGCCGCCATCGCGCGGCCGACCTTCGCTGCCTTCGCCGGCCGGGCCACGCACAGCACGCTCGAGCCGCTGCCGCTCAGCCAGCCGGTCAGCGCGCCCGCGGCCACGCCGGCCTCGATGGCGTTCTTCGCGCCGGGAATCAGCGGCAGCCGGTAGGGCTCGTGTAGAAAGTCGCGCACGGCGTCGCGCAACCGGTCGTATTCCCCGGAAAGGATGGCGGCCGTCACGTAGACGGCGCTGTTCACGCTCTTGATCGCGTCGAAATACGGCAGCTCCTTCGGCAGGATGCCGCGGGCCTTCTTGGTCTCGAGCTCCTGGTCGGGGGAGACGACGACGAAGCACAGGTCCTTGCCGATCGGCTTGCGCAGCACGCCGAGCAGTTCGCCGGTGTGTGGATCGCAGCGCGCCACGCAGAAACCGCCGATGACGGCGGGCGTCGCGTTATCGGGATGCCCCTCCAGCTGGGTCACAAGGCTGCACAGGTCGTCCTTGGTCAGCTTGGCGCCGGCCAGCTCGTTGAGCGCCGCGACCACGCCGGCGCGCAGCGTCACGCTCGAGCCGAGGCCGCGCGACATCGGCACGTCGCCGGTGATGCTGAGCTCGTAGCCGAACTCCTCCACCCCGGCGCGCACGAAGAACAGCGCCGCCGCCTCGTCGGCCATGCCAAGCCCGGCGGTGTCGCGGTCGGTCAGCGGCCGGGCGCCGCTCCAGTCGCCGCGGGTCAGCGTGATGTCATTGTAGATGGACAGCGCGAGCCCGAGCGTGTCGAAGCCCGAGCCGCAATTGGAGGTGCTGCCAGGCACGCGGACGGTGACGCGGTTCGGGAGTTTCTTGCTCATGCGCGGTGTTTGAGGGCCTTGCGGGCCTCGAGGTTCTGCTCACGTTTTTTGACGTCGGCCCGCTTGTCGAACTGCTTTTTGCCGGACGCGGTGGCGATCTCGACCTTCACGAGCGCCTGCTTGAAATACATGCGCAGCGCCACGATGGTCTTGCCGCCGGTCTCGACGGCCTGCGCCAGCTTGCGGATTTCGTTCGCGTTGAGCAGCAGCGCGCGGACGCGCCGCGGGGCGTGCTGGGAGAGGCCGCCGTGCGAGTATTCCTGGATGTAGGCGCCGTAGAGCCACACCCCGCCCTTCTCGACCCGGGCGAAGGCGTCGGTGATCTGCGCCTTGCCGGCGCGGATGGACTTCACCTCGGTGCCGGCCAGCTTGATGCCCGCCTCGAACTTGTCGTGGATGAAATAGTCCCGCAGAGCCTTCGAATTGCGAAGCTCGGTGTAGCGGGCGGAGTCTGACGGCTTGGCGGCCATGGGCGGAAGGCAGTGATGCGCCGGACGGCGCGGGGCGGCAAACAAAAGAAGCGAGGCCGGGGCCTCGCTTCGCGGAAATCAGGTGGAACGCGTTGACCCCAACGCGTTGGGCCGGCTCAGGCCGTGTGCAGCTCGTAGCTGATCTTGCCTTCGATGACCTCGCGCAGGGCGATGTCCTCGGGGCTCAGCTTCTCGAGCGACTCGACGAGCGGACGGCTGCCGCGGCGGAGCTGCTTCACGCGGCGGGAAACCACGTTGATCAGGACGTTCGGGTCCTGGATGACTTTCTGGGCGTCGCGGATGTATTCGTCTCTCATGGGTGGCGGCGGGAAATTTTTGTGAACGGATAGACCTACGAGGGAAAAAAGGAGCGTCAAGGGGCAATTTGGGCCCGGCGCGGCCTTTCTTTTGGCTTTGCCGCGGGCCGCCAGCCTGTGAAACTGCCTGCATGTTCGTGGCTTGGACAACCACCGCCAAACGCGCCGACGCCGACCGGCTGGCCCGCGGTGCGGTCGAGACGCACCTCGCGGCCTGCGCCCAGGTCGACGGACCGATCACTTCTTACTATCACTGGGAGGGCAAGCTCGAGTCGGCCGAAGAATTCCGGGTGTGGTTTAAATACCTGCCGGGCAACGCCTCGGCGCTCAGCGGCTGGGTGCACAACCACCACCCCTTCGCCACGCCGCAATGGATTGAGCTCAGCGCCGAAAACGTGGGCGAAAAATACTTGTCATGGGCTATCGCCAACTCTACATCCGCACCCTTCCAAAGCCCGAAACCACGTTAATCCAAACCACTTTTATGTCCCAACATCCCAGTCTCAAGTCCGGCGGCGGTCTCGTCGTGAAACGCAATGTCCTCAAGCGCTTCGAGCGCGTGGCCCTGCTCAAGAAGCGCGGCCAGTGGAAGGCCGGCGACCGCGTCCAGGGCCTCCGCAAGACCAAGGCCGACGTTTAATCGGCGAATTTTTCTGCCTGGCGGGCGTCCCACACGCCCGCCTTTTTTATTTATGCACGACTTCTTCAAGCCCCTT
Proteins encoded in this region:
- a CDS encoding small basic protein yields the protein MSQHPSLKSGGGLVVKRNVLKRFERVALLKKRGQWKAGDRVQGLRKTKADV
- the smpB gene encoding SsrA-binding protein SmpB, whose product is MAAKPSDSARYTELRNSKALRDYFIHDKFEAGIKLAGTEVKSIRAGKAQITDAFARVEKGGVWLYGAYIQEYSHGGLSQHAPRRVRALLLNANEIRKLAQAVETGGKTIVALRMYFKQALVKVEIATASGKKQFDKRADVKKREQNLEARKALKHRA
- a CDS encoding DNA-directed RNA polymerase subunit omega is translated as MRDEYIRDAQKVIQDPNVLINVVSRRVKQLRRGSRPLVESLEKLSPEDIALREVIEGKISYELHTA
- the cutA gene encoding divalent-cation tolerance protein CutA, which codes for MFVAWTTTAKRADADRLARGAVETHLAACAQVDGPITSYYHWEGKLESAEEFRVWFKYLPGNASALSGWVHNHHPFATPQWIELSAENVGEKYLSWAIANSTSAPFQSPKPR
- the thrB gene encoding homoserine kinase, which codes for MSKKLPNRVTVRVPGSTSNCGSGFDTLGLALSIYNDITLTRGDWSGARPLTDRDTAGLGMADEAAALFFVRAGVEEFGYELSITGDVPMSRGLGSSVTLRAGVVAALNELAGAKLTKDDLCSLVTQLEGHPDNATPAVIGGFCVARCDPHTGELLGVLRKPIGKDLCFVVVSPDQELETKKARGILPKELPYFDAIKSVNSAVYVTAAILSGEYDRLRDAVRDFLHEPYRLPLIPGAKNAIEAGVAAGALTGWLSGSGSSVLCVARPAKAAKVGRAMAAAFAAHKLPATIHPLHADNNGLRVLKRRA
- a CDS encoding response regulator, translated to MPNSAPKSGEKIVVLVDDEFSYIDLLQQLLGEHLDRPVHGFTKPADAIRALPALNVGIIITDYQMPDINGLQFIAAVQKIDPRIPVVMITAYNMSFTERELAAVPSLKTIVRKPFKWTTLAAEVVKYWPDANPPQVIRSSSPFKEGGSGAPFKNA